One genomic window of Phycisphaerales bacterium includes the following:
- a CDS encoding GC-type dockerin domain-anchored protein → MTMLARKISILFGCLLASGAVADDVRLSQTVSDEVVLGFGQVCPALGSAAIVEASSYWRSFTLRDEGVPSDFQVRRVEFGIEQLRLPTLIEVEITVNLFTAPEGTAPQTGLTLIESAVLNPGDRSLEVVGVDVDALAAAGTALVVEVSVPSLRDLSFGGTTDIFVPGANGDGETAPVYFSSDACGVAEPVAWDPAWGTFNYVLSVIGEPFCATDLDGDGELTLFDFLTFANLFDAGDLRADFDGDGVLTVFDFLEFQNRFGLGC, encoded by the coding sequence ATGACCATGCTTGCGCGAAAAATCAGTATCTTGTTTGGGTGTTTGCTCGCGTCCGGGGCCGTGGCGGATGACGTTCGCCTGAGCCAGACCGTGTCCGACGAGGTCGTCCTCGGCTTCGGCCAGGTCTGCCCAGCGCTGGGGTCGGCTGCGATCGTGGAGGCCAGCAGCTACTGGCGCTCCTTCACGCTGCGCGATGAGGGCGTGCCCAGCGACTTCCAGGTCCGCCGGGTCGAGTTCGGCATCGAGCAGCTTCGGCTGCCCACGCTCATCGAGGTCGAGATCACCGTCAACCTCTTCACCGCCCCTGAGGGCACCGCGCCGCAGACCGGGCTCACGCTCATCGAGTCCGCGGTGCTCAACCCGGGCGATCGTTCCCTCGAGGTCGTGGGCGTCGACGTCGATGCCCTGGCCGCCGCCGGGACCGCGCTCGTCGTCGAGGTCAGCGTGCCCAGCCTGCGCGACCTGAGCTTCGGCGGCACCACGGACATCTTCGTTCCCGGCGCGAACGGCGACGGCGAGACCGCGCCGGTGTACTTCTCGAGCGACGCGTGCGGCGTCGCCGAACCTGTTGCCTGGGATCCGGCGTGGGGCACCTTCAACTACGTGCTCTCGGTCATCGGCGAGCCCTTCTGCGCGACCGACCTCGACGGCGACGGCGAGCTCACGCTGTTCGATTTCCTGACGTTCGCGAACCTCTTCGACGCGGGCGACCTGCGAGCCGACTTCGACGGCGACGGCGTGCTGACCGTGTTCGACTTCCTCGAGTTCCAGAATCGGTTTGGCCTGGGCTGCTGA
- the pheA gene encoding prephenate dehydratase has translation MADPSPQPRPLEELRRLIDEADEKIVALLNERAGLVVEVGKRKQHDGTPIYAPDRERMVLDKAKARNKGPLSDTTIEAIYRQMMSGSFALERPLRIGYLGPPGSYSHLAARAHFGASVEFASVTSIGAVFDEVIKGHVDYGLAPIENSTAGGIVETLDAFIEHAGEVSIYAEAQVAIRHAFMAGCPAEDVTRIHSKPEVFAQCHNWLSARYPKAELLPAASSSRAAITAAEETEKARSIGARPCAAAIGTPLAAELYGLSVLVESIQDQPNNITRFVILSRERTGRTGQDKTSMLFETSDEPGALADVLAVFSAHEVNLTHIEKRPSGRENWTYMFFIDAAGHMQDEAVVGAIEDAKTKCRRLTVLGSYPRAKGLL, from the coding sequence ATGGCCGATCCGAGTCCGCAGCCCCGTCCGCTTGAAGAACTCCGCCGCCTCATCGACGAGGCCGACGAGAAGATCGTGGCGTTGCTCAACGAGCGGGCCGGGCTGGTCGTCGAGGTTGGCAAGCGCAAGCAGCACGACGGCACGCCCATCTACGCCCCCGACCGCGAGCGCATGGTGCTCGACAAGGCCAAGGCGCGAAACAAGGGGCCGCTCAGCGACACCACCATCGAGGCGATCTACCGCCAGATGATGTCGGGCTCGTTCGCGCTCGAGCGGCCGCTCCGCATCGGCTACCTCGGGCCGCCGGGCAGCTACTCCCACCTTGCCGCACGGGCGCACTTCGGCGCCAGCGTCGAGTTCGCCAGCGTCACCAGCATCGGCGCCGTGTTCGACGAGGTTATCAAGGGCCACGTCGACTACGGGCTCGCGCCGATCGAGAACAGCACCGCCGGCGGCATCGTCGAGACGCTGGACGCCTTCATCGAGCACGCGGGTGAGGTCTCGATCTACGCCGAGGCCCAGGTCGCGATTCGACATGCGTTCATGGCCGGCTGCCCGGCCGAAGACGTCACGCGGATCCACAGCAAGCCCGAGGTGTTCGCGCAGTGCCACAACTGGCTGAGCGCGCGGTATCCCAAGGCCGAGCTGTTGCCCGCCGCGTCGTCGAGCCGCGCCGCCATCACCGCCGCCGAGGAGACCGAGAAGGCCCGCAGCATCGGCGCCCGCCCGTGCGCCGCCGCCATCGGCACGCCGCTCGCGGCCGAGCTGTATGGCCTCAGCGTGCTGGTCGAGTCGATCCAGGACCAGCCCAACAACATCACGCGCTTCGTGATCCTGAGCCGCGAGCGCACGGGCCGGACGGGCCAGGACAAGACGAGCATGCTCTTCGAGACCAGCGACGAGCCGGGCGCGCTGGCCGACGTGCTGGCGGTCTTCAGCGCCCACGAGGTCAACCTCACCCACATCGAGAAGCGACCCAGCGGGCGCGAGAACTGGACCTACATGTTCTTCATCGACGCCGCCGGCCACATGCAGGACGAGGCCGTGGTGGGGGCCATCGAAGACGCCAAGACCAAGTGCCGGCGGCTGACGGTGCTTGGGAGTTACCCGCGTGCGAAGGGGCTCTTGTGA
- a CDS encoding GC-type dockerin domain-anchored protein, translated as MKTAVLSAASVCVLSGVCHAQVFTDRAAFEAAAGATTIETFEDAPLVGTPGSGAVVSIDFDFFRVDTSPTAAKVVDQPLFGSENTTPGGAKYLYLDTDRGFVGSRTTFTLDEETTAFAFDYTGMGERDNEFTVEIDGQTFLVDSGSGVRDGFWGYIGGPVTTVVLETLTDSGYGVDQVAFGGDGPCRADIDGDGSLTIFDFLAFQNLFDAGDLAADFDGDGQLTIFDFLQFQNEFDAGCD; from the coding sequence ATGAAGACCGCAGTACTCTCCGCCGCGTCCGTGTGCGTGTTGTCCGGCGTGTGCCATGCCCAGGTGTTTACCGATCGCGCCGCCTTCGAGGCCGCGGCTGGCGCCACCACCATCGAGACGTTCGAGGACGCGCCACTCGTGGGCACGCCCGGCAGCGGCGCCGTCGTTTCCATCGACTTCGACTTCTTCCGCGTCGACACCTCGCCCACCGCCGCCAAGGTGGTGGACCAGCCGCTCTTCGGGTCGGAGAACACCACGCCGGGCGGCGCGAAGTACCTGTACCTCGATACCGATCGCGGCTTTGTCGGCTCGCGCACGACGTTCACGCTCGATGAGGAGACCACGGCTTTCGCGTTCGACTACACGGGCATGGGCGAGCGCGACAACGAATTCACCGTCGAGATCGATGGCCAGACGTTTCTCGTGGACTCGGGCTCGGGCGTCCGCGACGGATTCTGGGGCTACATCGGCGGACCCGTGACGACCGTCGTGCTCGAGACCCTGACCGACAGCGGGTACGGCGTGGACCAGGTCGCCTTCGGAGGCGACGGGCCCTGCCGGGCCGATATCGACGGCGATGGCAGCCTGACCATCTTCGACTTCCTCGCGTTCCAGAACCTGTTCGATGCTGGCGATCTGGCGGCCGACTTCGACGGCGACGGCCAGTTGACCATCTTCGATTTCTTGCAGTTCCAGAACGAGTTCGACGCCGGCTGCGATTGA
- the rplM gene encoding 50S ribosomal protein L13: protein MRRQTYMAKAGEVEQNWHVVDATDQVLGRMATEIAQVLMGKHRPEYTPHVDTGDYVVVTNAKNVKLTGRKEAQSVRTRYTGYPGGLKVETFGSLRERRPEALIEDAVRRMLPKNRLGRVMLKKLKVYAGSEHPHQAQQPVEMKL from the coding sequence ATGCGTCGGCAAACCTACATGGCCAAGGCTGGCGAGGTCGAGCAGAACTGGCACGTGGTAGACGCCACGGACCAGGTGCTTGGCCGGATGGCCACCGAGATCGCCCAGGTGCTCATGGGCAAGCATCGCCCCGAGTACACCCCCCACGTGGACACGGGCGACTACGTCGTCGTGACCAACGCCAAGAACGTGAAGCTCACGGGCCGCAAGGAAGCCCAGAGCGTGCGGACCCGCTACACGGGCTACCCCGGCGGCCTCAAGGTCGAGACCTTCGGCTCGCTGCGCGAGCGCCGGCCCGAGGCGCTGATCGAGGACGCCGTGCGTCGCATGCTGCCCAAGAACCGGCTCGGCCGGGTCATGCTCAAGAAGCTCAAGGTGTACGCGGGCAGCGAGCACCCGCACCAGGCCCAGCAACCGGTGGAGATGAAGCTCTAA
- a CDS encoding CPBP family intramembrane glutamic endopeptidase, which translates to MDQPPHTFGDTQPPIDPPPTPGRRPDPGSRGAARFAWIVLLLVLPLVVVMQQLQVHGEPETDPSQIQPPQGDNVEVTARMATRMSYDFPAAAQSFEVQLDDAIEAADTPLQRFRAAIAYRELVDADRTISELQAVISTLEGDADEFYDPGDEDAQARRAQLLADARTLLPYYQQISDSGDDAAALDDETIDGIVERHGFFGELVRVARLPQKHELREELLSGAIGPFIVVGGVMGMMGLAILAGLVLGIIALVMLGTGKVRLAMPKPAPGGSVYLETAVIFVVAFALLQIMQAIAALIGESAEMIAGLVALPAQWLLLLVPLWPLARGVSWSQIRDDLGLRAPRGVMVEIVMGTAGYLAMLPIVIAGVAVMFVLLFLQETLFPTDPDAMGPSNPILELARSLDPVLLIMIFTLATIWAPLCEELVFRGALLRHLRSRMALPIAAILSAMIFGMMHGYALIQLIPVTVLGFNFALIRAWRGSLVGPIAAHALNNAVVLTLLFAFAHAIYG; encoded by the coding sequence ATGGACCAGCCTCCCCACACCTTTGGCGACACCCAGCCCCCGATCGATCCGCCGCCGACGCCGGGCCGCCGGCCCGATCCCGGCTCGCGTGGGGCCGCCAGGTTCGCGTGGATCGTCCTGCTGCTGGTGCTGCCCCTGGTGGTGGTCATGCAGCAGCTTCAGGTCCACGGCGAGCCCGAGACCGATCCCTCGCAGATCCAGCCGCCGCAGGGAGACAACGTCGAGGTCACCGCTCGCATGGCGACCCGCATGTCCTACGACTTCCCAGCGGCAGCCCAGAGCTTCGAAGTCCAGCTCGACGACGCCATCGAGGCGGCCGACACCCCGCTGCAACGATTTCGCGCCGCCATCGCCTATCGGGAGTTGGTCGACGCCGACCGCACGATCAGCGAGCTGCAAGCGGTCATCTCGACGCTCGAAGGCGACGCCGACGAGTTCTACGACCCGGGCGACGAAGACGCGCAGGCCCGGCGGGCCCAGCTCCTGGCCGACGCGCGCACGCTGCTGCCCTACTACCAGCAGATCTCGGACAGCGGCGACGACGCCGCCGCGCTCGACGACGAGACCATCGACGGCATCGTCGAACGCCACGGCTTCTTCGGCGAGCTCGTCCGCGTCGCCCGCCTACCCCAGAAGCACGAACTCCGCGAAGAACTCCTCTCGGGCGCGATCGGCCCGTTCATCGTCGTCGGCGGCGTGATGGGCATGATGGGCCTTGCCATCCTCGCGGGCCTCGTCCTGGGCATCATCGCGCTGGTCATGCTCGGCACGGGCAAGGTTCGCCTTGCGATGCCCAAGCCCGCGCCGGGCGGGAGCGTGTACCTCGAGACGGCCGTGATCTTCGTCGTCGCATTCGCCCTGCTGCAGATCATGCAGGCCATTGCGGCGCTCATCGGCGAGTCGGCCGAGATGATCGCGGGCCTTGTCGCCCTGCCCGCGCAGTGGCTGCTGCTTCTCGTGCCGTTGTGGCCCCTGGCTCGCGGCGTGAGCTGGAGCCAGATCCGCGATGACCTGGGCCTGCGGGCACCGCGGGGCGTGATGGTCGAGATCGTCATGGGTACTGCCGGCTACCTCGCCATGCTGCCCATCGTCATCGCGGGCGTTGCGGTCATGTTCGTGCTCCTCTTCCTTCAGGAGACCCTCTTCCCAACAGATCCTGATGCGATGGGGCCCTCGAACCCGATCCTCGAGCTCGCGCGGTCGCTCGACCCGGTGCTGCTCATCATGATCTTCACCCTGGCGACCATCTGGGCGCCGCTGTGCGAGGAGCTCGTCTTCCGCGGCGCGCTCTTGCGCCACCTGCGATCGCGCATGGCGCTGCCCATCGCCGCCATCCTGAGCGCGATGATCTTCGGCATGATGCACGGCTACGCGCTGATCCAGCTCATCCCCGTCACGGTCCTGGGCTTCAACTTCGCGCTCATCCGGGCGTGGCGTGGCTCACTCGTCGGCCCCATCGCCGCCCATGCGCTCAACAACGCCGTGGTGCTCACGCTGCTCTTCGCCTTCGCGCACGCGATCTACGGCTGA
- a CDS encoding 4-hydroxybenzoate octaprenyltransferase, which translates to MSSHAQPTPGALTLIARDIKLAHSVFALPFAVLAAFMVAPRTPAGDIDWPSMAGLLALVLVCMVAARTWAMVVNRLADRDIDAANPRTKGRVFASGALPPAAGWATLAACAGLFLAACALFGVFFGNWWPAILGAPVLAWIAFYSFTKRFTWWCHVFLGGALAASPLAAAIAVGGIETLQHAALWLLAGMVLLWVAGFDAIYALQDLDFDREAGLRSIPARFGWRRANALSRVMHAGAVACLVGVLLVEPAFGLIFGVGVAAAVALLAYEHVVLSKRGAAGIPMAFFTLNGMISVLLGLAGVVDVLV; encoded by the coding sequence ATGAGCAGCCACGCCCAACCGACGCCCGGCGCGTTGACGCTGATCGCCCGCGACATCAAGCTGGCGCACTCGGTTTTCGCGTTGCCGTTTGCGGTCCTCGCCGCCTTCATGGTCGCGCCGCGGACCCCGGCCGGCGACATCGACTGGCCGAGCATGGCCGGCCTGCTCGCGCTCGTGCTCGTGTGCATGGTGGCGGCGCGCACGTGGGCGATGGTGGTGAATCGGCTGGCCGATCGCGACATCGATGCGGCCAACCCGAGGACGAAGGGCCGCGTCTTCGCGTCGGGTGCGCTCCCACCGGCTGCTGGCTGGGCGACCCTGGCGGCATGCGCCGGGCTGTTCCTGGCGGCTTGTGCGCTGTTCGGCGTCTTCTTCGGCAATTGGTGGCCGGCCATCCTGGGCGCCCCGGTACTGGCGTGGATCGCGTTCTACTCGTTCACCAAGCGGTTCACGTGGTGGTGCCACGTGTTCCTGGGCGGAGCGCTCGCAGCGAGCCCGCTCGCGGCGGCGATCGCCGTGGGCGGCATCGAGACGCTGCAGCACGCGGCCCTCTGGCTGCTGGCGGGCATGGTGCTGCTCTGGGTCGCGGGCTTCGACGCGATCTATGCGCTCCAAGACCTCGACTTCGACCGCGAGGCGGGGCTGCGCAGCATCCCCGCGCGCTTCGGGTGGCGGCGGGCGAACGCGCTCAGCCGGGTGATGCACGCCGGAGCGGTTGCCTGCCTCGTGGGCGTGCTGCTGGTCGAGCCGGCGTTCGGCCTGATCTTCGGCGTGGGCGTCGCCGCGGCGGTGGCCCTCCTGGCGTACGAGCACGTCGTGCTCTCGAAGCGTGGGGCCGCGGGCATTCCGATGGCGTTCTTCACGCTCAACGGCATGATCAGCGTGCTGCTGGGGCTTGCCGGCGTGGTCGACGTGCTGGTCTAG
- a CDS encoding M12 family metallo-peptidase has translation MPTRGTAARLLGCTAALFATTGGALAQGTLLQEGGSPAGQQSPLVFDDLIEYSIERLDFQAKGDGSVTTEVLLGEQLVTVELWPHSVRSPAFEVLVQRDDGSMDRIVPPSSTTYRGHVEGIDGSVVSAGLYGGSLTALVSIGDDATSKWVIEPLSDRVPGADDALHVVFSEDNDLSGVDGFCGTIDAPLGGLIQGDPLAPSVDNTLRLELAVDTDFEFYQSRGSSEPAVIAAVEAQVNSVSSIYERDVDTVIEITTIIVRPTSSDPYTTSDGGGLLQQMTNHWRSQQTGVRRDTASLISGRNFAGGTLGVAWLSGLCTTTLGYNVNQYVSLSTAARVAVLAHEIGHNCNARHCSGGDCRIMCAGIGGCAGDIRNFGASSRSVIRSFLESRPCIDDLVTEPDPQPLPFVEDFDDSTSLDPQRWAESDSVNVTPSVVNPITPPNGLNFQVDGTMTTTRYDVPFPTEADTYVSIWSQHRFVEPGKFLNVEYFSGFTGAWEPLGTIESDGSAQQQFILNEWKLPLEAPGDEFRLRITSVGADAADAWFIDSVSIDEFCRVDMNEDGVVNLFDFLAFQTAFDGGSPFADFNNDTELNVFDFLEFQNQFSQGCP, from the coding sequence ATGCCGACTCGCGGGACCGCCGCGAGGTTGTTGGGCTGTACGGCTGCCCTGTTCGCCACGACGGGCGGCGCACTGGCCCAGGGAACCTTGCTGCAGGAGGGCGGCTCGCCCGCCGGCCAGCAGTCGCCGCTGGTGTTCGATGACCTGATCGAGTACTCGATCGAGCGTCTGGACTTCCAGGCGAAGGGCGACGGGTCGGTGACGACCGAGGTCCTGCTGGGCGAGCAGCTGGTGACGGTCGAGCTCTGGCCTCACAGCGTTCGCTCGCCGGCCTTCGAGGTCCTGGTGCAGCGCGACGACGGTTCGATGGACCGCATCGTGCCGCCTTCGTCCACCACGTATCGCGGCCACGTCGAGGGCATCGACGGCAGCGTCGTGTCCGCCGGCCTCTACGGCGGATCGCTTACGGCACTGGTTTCCATCGGTGACGACGCGACGAGCAAGTGGGTCATCGAGCCCCTGAGCGATCGCGTCCCTGGCGCCGACGACGCGCTGCACGTGGTCTTCTCCGAGGACAACGACCTTTCTGGCGTCGACGGCTTCTGCGGCACCATCGATGCGCCGCTCGGCGGCCTTATCCAGGGCGATCCTCTCGCTCCGAGCGTCGACAACACGCTCCGGCTCGAGCTCGCCGTCGACACCGACTTCGAGTTCTACCAGAGCCGCGGGTCGTCGGAGCCGGCGGTCATCGCCGCCGTCGAGGCGCAGGTCAACTCGGTCTCCTCCATCTACGAGCGTGACGTCGACACCGTCATCGAGATCACGACGATCATCGTCCGGCCGACCTCGTCCGATCCGTACACCACGTCGGATGGCGGCGGCCTGCTCCAGCAGATGACCAACCACTGGCGTTCGCAGCAGACCGGCGTCCGCCGCGATACGGCCTCGCTCATCAGCGGCCGCAACTTCGCCGGCGGCACGCTGGGCGTTGCCTGGCTCTCCGGCCTGTGCACGACCACGCTCGGCTACAACGTGAACCAGTATGTGTCGCTCAGCACGGCCGCCCGCGTCGCCGTGCTGGCCCACGAGATCGGCCACAACTGCAACGCACGGCACTGCTCGGGTGGCGATTGCCGCATCATGTGCGCCGGCATCGGTGGTTGCGCCGGTGATATCCGGAACTTCGGCGCCTCTTCGCGGAGCGTCATCCGCTCGTTCCTCGAGTCGCGGCCCTGCATCGACGACCTCGTGACCGAGCCCGATCCGCAGCCGCTGCCCTTCGTCGAGGACTTCGACGACTCGACCTCGCTCGATCCGCAGCGGTGGGCCGAGTCCGATTCGGTGAACGTGACGCCGTCGGTCGTGAACCCCATCACCCCGCCCAACGGGCTGAACTTCCAGGTCGATGGAACCATGACGACGACGCGCTACGACGTGCCGTTCCCCACCGAGGCCGACACCTACGTCAGCATCTGGTCGCAGCACCGCTTCGTGGAGCCCGGCAAGTTCCTCAACGTGGAGTACTTCTCCGGGTTCACCGGCGCATGGGAGCCGCTCGGCACGATCGAGTCTGACGGCTCGGCCCAGCAGCAGTTCATCCTGAACGAGTGGAAGCTGCCCCTCGAGGCTCCGGGCGACGAGTTCCGCCTGCGAATCACCTCCGTCGGCGCCGACGCGGCCGATGCCTGGTTCATCGACAGCGTCTCGATCGACGAGTTCTGCCGCGTCGACATGAACGAGGACGGCGTGGTCAACCTCTTCGACTTCCTGGCCTTCCAGACGGCGTTCGACGGCGGGAGCCCGTTTGCCGACTTCAACAACGATACGGAACTGAACGTCTTCGACTTCCTCGAGTTCCAGAACCAGTTCTCGCAGGGCTGCCCCTGA